The DNA window AAGGATAACCTCAGCTTCAACGGTTCGCAGATGAATTTCAGGGATTTTTCTCTGGCAAGCGGTTCCAATACCTTATATGGGTTCAGCATTGCCAATGCCTCCGGTGTTGAACAGGTATGGGATGTCACCGACATCACCAATGCAACCCGGAAGGTAAACAAAGCAGGGAATAATGCAACATTCAGCTTCGGATATGCAGCAACCAACCAGAATTTCAATAATGAATTTGTGGCTTTTAAATCCGATGCTGCCTACAGCCCGCAGTTTGTAGGGAAAATCAACAACCAGAACCTTTCTGCCTTACAGAATGTAGACTACCTTATTATTACGGTTCCTGAAATGATGGGACAGGCCCAGAGGATGGCCAATTATCATCAGACGAAAAACAACTACAACGTTCAGATTGTTGATACGGATAAAATTTACAACGAATTCGGAAGCGGAAGCAGGGACCTGACAGCCATCAGGGATTTTGTAACCAGGCTGAATACTCCGGCGGGAACCCTGAAATATGTCCTTATTTTAGGTGATACGTCGTATGACTATAAAAACAGGATCTCCGGGAATACCAATGTGGTATCAAGCTACGAAAGTGAGGAATCAGGGGATTTTGTAAGCTCTTTTGTTACGGACGACTATATTGTAATGACGCAGCCGCAGACTTCTGTGTACATCGTCAACAACCTTCCGGACCTTCCAATAGGCAGGATTCCCGCTGCCAACGTGACGGAAGCCGGGAATATGATAGATAAGACCCTGGCTTATTATAACTCCCTTTCCGGACAGTCTACTCCTTTCGGGGAATGGAGGATGAAGCTTGACTTTGTAGCGGATGATGATAATGATGGCGGAGTTCCTTTCCATACCGTAATGAACAATTCGCTGGTCAGTATTTTTGAACAGCCTACCAATACCAGTCTTAAGGAATACAATATCAGGAAACTGTATCTTGATGCTTTCCAGGCCCAGAGTACGGCTGGAGGACAGCGTTTTCCACAGGTCAACCAGGCAATATCCAATGATATCGGAAACAGCCTGTACCTGTTCTACTTCGGGCACGGAGGGATCAACGGATGGGCACAGGAAAGGGTTTTAACGCTGGATGAAATCCAGAATGCCAATAATTTCACCAATGTATACAGCAGGTTCCCTTTTGTATCTACGATTACATGTGAGTTCACACTTTGGGATGATCCGGAAACTGCTTCTGCGGGGGAACAGTTCATCAAGCTGAAGCAGGGAGGACCTGCGATGATGATCACCTCCAGCCGGGCGATTGCCGTGGGATACGGAATTGATTTCACCAACCTGTATACCCAGAACATCTTTAAACTGACGAATGATGATTTCGATACTTTAGGCTATGCTCACCTGAATGCCAAAAAACAGAGGGGAAGCGATGGAAACCACCTGAAAGTAAACCTTCTGGGCGACCCTGCCATGAAACTCAGCCGTCCTAAAAGACTTTTGGTGATTGATAATATAGAAACCCCTGTTCCGGGACTGATCCGGGGGCTGGATTTTGTGAAGATCAAGGGACACATCAACAATAACAACGGAACCATCAACACCGGCTTCAACGGCCGCGTGGTCATCAACATCTTCGATAAAAGGCTGAACAAGACGACGCTGAATAATGACGGAGACCTTACTCCGGTCCTTCAATATACCGAAGAAGGAAGTGCGATTGTAAAGGCTTCCGGTATGGCGGTAAACGGAGTGTTTACCATAGAGTTTTATGTACCGAAGGACATCAATTATGCTGTAGGCCAGGGAAGGATCCTGGGATATGCAGACAACAAATCTTCTGATGTATTCAATAATATGTCTGTACAGGTAGGAGACATCAACCCTAACGGAATTAATGACAACCAGCCGCCTAAGGTAAAACTCTATATGAACAACACGAATTTCGCAGACGGCGGAATTACCGATCAGAACCCTACCCTGCTGGCGTGCATCACAGATGACACCGGGATCAACTCTACGGGTTCAGGAGTGGGACATGATATTACCGTATACCTTGACGGGCAGATTATCAACACGATTGTCCTGAATGATTTCTATACCTCAGGAGAAGGAAACGGATGCCTGAGCCCGAGCCTGGCAGACTATCAGAAAGGGAATGTAACCTACCCTTTCAGGAATTTAGCCTTAGGCCAGCACCAGCTTACCTTTAAAGTTTGGGACATCAACAATAATTCGAGCTCTGCTACGTTAAATTTTGAAGTTAAGGATGAAGCGGACCAGCACCTGGCCATCAACCGCCCGCTGAACTGGCCTAATCCTTTTACCAATAAAACGTACATCCAGTTTGAGCATAACTGTGATGATATCCTGGATGTGAATGTCCAGATCTATACCATTACCGGAAAACTGGTGAAGACCATATCCCAGGCTGTGATGGCAGAACCCTTCCTGCAGGGCTTCAGAACGCCAAGGCAGGCCATTGAATGGGACGGTAGAGATGATTTTGGATCAACCGTAGCAAAAGGTACGTATATTTTTAAGATATTTGCAAAAAGTCAGAATCAGGAAAAATGCAAAGGAAGTGCTACAGCTGTAGAAAAAATGGTACTTTTGAAATAATTTAAAATAATAATAGTTAAGAATAATTATAAAAGACTGATAATATATAAAAGACAACATATGAATTTAACTACTAAACTGCTTTTAGGATTTGGGTTAGGTGCTGGTTTTTTAAGCTACGCCCAGGACTTAAGTCAAGTAAGACCGGTACTCACCGGGGCTCCATTTTTAAGAATTGCACCGGATGCACGATCAGGAGGTATGGGAGACCAGGGTGTCGTAACTTCTCCGGATGCATTTTCCCAATTCTGGAATGCGGCCAAATACCCTTTTAGCAGAACAAGTTCTTCTGTTGGTGTAAGCTATACGCCGTACATGAGCAAACTTACCAATGATGTATTCTTATTGTACGGTGCATTTCACAAATTCCTGGGACAGGAAGAAAGATCTACCATCTCTGCCAGTATCTATTACTTCAATATGGGAGAAGTGGATCTTACGCAGCTGGTAGGTAACGATGTTACTTCTATGGGAACTTCAAAACCGAACGAGTTTTCCATTGATATCGCGTACGGGCTGAAACTTTCCGATTCTTATTCCATGGCCGTAACAGGAAGGTACATCCGTTCCGACTTAGCCGGAGGATTCAACACAGATACTACGCTTAAGCCTGCCAATTCGTTTGCTGTAGACGTTTCAGGATACTATACTTCACCAAGGTTCTCCAGTTTTGGCGGATATGACGGTAAGGTTAACGCAGGTTTTGCTGTTCAGAACCTGGGTCCGAAACTGGATTATACCGGAAATGAAGAATCCAGATCCTATCTTCCTACCATGGCCAGACTGGGTGTAGGGTATGATATGTATCTTGACGATGTGAACCGTGTTGGACTAAGCGTTGAAGGTTCTAAAATCCTGGTTCCCGGATCAGAATATGTAGGCATCGACCCGAATACGAGACAGCCGATGTACGCCATTCCCAACGTAGGTCCTATCGCAGGGATCGGAAAATCGTTCAAGAACGAAAACAGCATCATGTACAGCGGTGCGCTGGAATATTCTTATGACAATGCATTTTCCGTACGAGGAGGATACTTCCACGAAAGCGAGCAGCAGGGAGCAAGACAGTTTGCCACCGCCGGTATCGGGCTGAAGTACCGTTCTTTCGGACTGGACGTTTCTTACCTGATCAACATGTCCAAGATCAACACAGCTTTGGATAATACCTTACGGTTCGGTCTTACCTGGAATATCGGAGACGAAACATCCAATGTAGATTATTAATCCGGAGATTTCTTCCATATATATATATATAAAGCCTCATATGATGAGGCTTTTCTGTTTTCTGCCCGATGCCGGAGCGGACTGAAATGAGCCGCTGAAAATGAATGTGGAGGATTAATCAGGGAAATATGGCTGCGTTATTGTAAGATGAAAAGATAAAGTCTTATTTTTATAAGAACAATTCCCTACAATAAGTATTTTTGCATGATGAACTATTCAGCGGAACTCAAAAAATTCATTACCGGCCAGTCTGTATATTCTGCCATCAGGATCACCCTGGCTACGGTCCTTCCTTCGCTGGTTCTCGTTCATTTCGGGGTACTGAAAGAATACTACCTTTTTCCCCTGGGAACAATATTCGTTGCGCTTACGGATCAGCCCGGGCCTTTTATCCGGAGAAGGAATGCCCTCAGCTTTGCGGTAGTCTGCTTCCTGATTGTTGCGCTGATCGCCAGCCTGATCATGAACTTTAAAATCCTGGTCCTGCTGGAAATCATAGTCTTCGGCATGTTTTTCTCCCTGATCGGGATCTACGGGCAGCGGCTTGCCGCAGTAGGTTCATTGGCTCTAGTCGTGATGGCGATTTTCATAGATGGTCACCTTACAGGCGGCAATATCGTAAGAAGCCTCCTGATTTTTGCTGCGGGATGCATCTGGTTCCTGATCATCTTCCTTATTGTGACCACCATCCAGCCCTACAAGCTGGCCAGCCAGATGATCGGGGAAAATTACCTTCAGCTGAGTGAGTTTCTCAAAATAAAAGCAGGATACTACCAGAAACGTCCGGACTTTGATAAGCTGAGCTCCCAGGTTATCGCCAAACAGATTGAAATCAAGAATTTACAGGAAGATACCCGGGAAACCGTGTTCAAGACCAGGACTATCGTTAATGAATCCACAACTACGAGCCGCCTCCTGATGCTGATGTTCCTCAGCTCCATGGACCTGCATGAAAAGCTGATGACTTCCGAAAGCAACTATCAGAAACTTCAGCAGAGCTTTGAAGACAGTATGATCCTGGTTAATATCCACGACTATCTGACCATTCTTTCCAACGAAATTACCAATATAGGGCTCTCTCTTCAGATCGGGACGAGGGCAAGGCCAGTACTGAATCTGGAACTGGAACTTCAACAGCTCAACTCCAATTATTTTGAGCTCAGAAACAAACAGATGAACCCTGCAACGCTGGAGAATTTCATGATCCTGAGGCAGATCCTGATGCGTATTAATGAAATTACTAAGGACATCAATGACATCTACAAGATCTTTTCACAGGATATAAAGCTGGCCAAAAGCCTTTCAACAGGTCTTGACATCAAAAAATTCCTTCCCAATGAAGAAAAGATCAACTTTAAAGTGCTTCGGAACAACATTTCATTATCCTCTTCCCA is part of the Chryseobacterium camelliae genome and encodes:
- the porU gene encoding type IX secretion system sortase PorU translates to MKLKITFLLLITSVSTLWAQKTSIEWDGSKIQDFGDTKLNLPHFKNEGFSYSQNNIFIVTKQKVGEKQLKISNPSWESVSTKDVFEIQKELLPDHDIADVAYYYLDGERYASISVSLFKNVRGRIQRLSSFDISESAQSIPSGSTAKVGTTNNPLASGNFYKIKVDKSGIFKITSQFLSANGINPSSVNPKNFRIYGNGGVMLPEYNQDVKYSALQENAIQVVGEDDGVWNDNDYALFYAQGPDGYNLYNSTNGNGIKRHDTRNDNTEHVKNIYEDYAYYYINFDKGAGKRVPVADANLPATPLITRYDNYQFIDNDKKNLMKVGRLWVDETPFTTAKTVTFTTGSAIQGGDLIRYRAQVVGYKAQQNSIEFTINNQNTTTIAVPANGTNVNYDFFPVRYDGVISSLSGNQITFNLNPNISVNPNGTFYVDYLEVQYKDNLSFNGSQMNFRDFSLASGSNTLYGFSIANASGVEQVWDVTDITNATRKVNKAGNNATFSFGYAATNQNFNNEFVAFKSDAAYSPQFVGKINNQNLSALQNVDYLIITVPEMMGQAQRMANYHQTKNNYNVQIVDTDKIYNEFGSGSRDLTAIRDFVTRLNTPAGTLKYVLILGDTSYDYKNRISGNTNVVSSYESEESGDFVSSFVTDDYIVMTQPQTSVYIVNNLPDLPIGRIPAANVTEAGNMIDKTLAYYNSLSGQSTPFGEWRMKLDFVADDDNDGGVPFHTVMNNSLVSIFEQPTNTSLKEYNIRKLYLDAFQAQSTAGGQRFPQVNQAISNDIGNSLYLFYFGHGGINGWAQERVLTLDEIQNANNFTNVYSRFPFVSTITCEFTLWDDPETASAGEQFIKLKQGGPAMMITSSRAIAVGYGIDFTNLYTQNIFKLTNDDFDTLGYAHLNAKKQRGSDGNHLKVNLLGDPAMKLSRPKRLLVIDNIETPVPGLIRGLDFVKIKGHINNNNGTINTGFNGRVVINIFDKRLNKTTLNNDGDLTPVLQYTEEGSAIVKASGMAVNGVFTIEFYVPKDINYAVGQGRILGYADNKSSDVFNNMSVQVGDINPNGINDNQPPKVKLYMNNTNFADGGITDQNPTLLACITDDTGINSTGSGVGHDITVYLDGQIINTIVLNDFYTSGEGNGCLSPSLADYQKGNVTYPFRNLALGQHQLTFKVWDINNNSSSATLNFEVKDEADQHLAINRPLNWPNPFTNKTYIQFEHNCDDILDVNVQIYTITGKLVKTISQAVMAEPFLQGFRTPRQAIEWDGRDDFGSTVAKGTYIFKIFAKSQNQEKCKGSATAVEKMVLLK
- the porV gene encoding type IX secretion system outer membrane channel protein PorV; its protein translation is MNLTTKLLLGFGLGAGFLSYAQDLSQVRPVLTGAPFLRIAPDARSGGMGDQGVVTSPDAFSQFWNAAKYPFSRTSSSVGVSYTPYMSKLTNDVFLLYGAFHKFLGQEERSTISASIYYFNMGEVDLTQLVGNDVTSMGTSKPNEFSIDIAYGLKLSDSYSMAVTGRYIRSDLAGGFNTDTTLKPANSFAVDVSGYYTSPRFSSFGGYDGKVNAGFAVQNLGPKLDYTGNEESRSYLPTMARLGVGYDMYLDDVNRVGLSVEGSKILVPGSEYVGIDPNTRQPMYAIPNVGPIAGIGKSFKNENSIMYSGALEYSYDNAFSVRGGYFHESEQQGARQFATAGIGLKYRSFGLDVSYLINMSKINTALDNTLRFGLTWNIGDETSNVDY
- a CDS encoding FUSC family protein codes for the protein MNYSAELKKFITGQSVYSAIRITLATVLPSLVLVHFGVLKEYYLFPLGTIFVALTDQPGPFIRRRNALSFAVVCFLIVALIASLIMNFKILVLLEIIVFGMFFSLIGIYGQRLAAVGSLALVVMAIFIDGHLTGGNIVRSLLIFAAGCIWFLIIFLIVTTIQPYKLASQMIGENYLQLSEFLKIKAGYYQKRPDFDKLSSQVIAKQIEIKNLQEDTRETVFKTRTIVNESTTTSRLLMLMFLSSMDLHEKLMTSESNYQKLQQSFEDSMILVNIHDYLTILSNEITNIGLSLQIGTRARPVLNLELELQQLNSNYFELRNKQMNPATLENFMILRQILMRINEITKDINDIYKIFSQDIKLAKSLSTGLDIKKFLPNEEKINFKVLRNNISLSSSHFRHAVRVTTALLIGYLFSLFQFIGIGHTYWILITTVAIMKPAYSITKKRNLLRLYGTIAGAVLAYGILFFVSSGPVLFAMLMISMILCFSLLKIQYFWAVLFMTMYVFLGFNFLSPGHINIIFRDRIVDTAIGGIIAFLVSYSVLPVWEHTQNLDLMKKCAESNLIYFQSVMSKFLTDGFNMQDYKVKRKNAIISLANLSDNFQRMISEPKNQRKKLEVVHQFVATSHLITAYIASLSQYSKNQEKYPEIDAESWSRKIEAEMNQIFTLLNGEDIDKALQMESRLTPDDEIEELLLQRKSEILEHEIFDRRDPDQVSHLTELKNIHDILELIYDVAREQRKVIEKYRQESHTTPPQS